The Deltaproteobacteria bacterium genome contains the following window.
TACTTATTACTTTATTGCTGCCCATCCGGGATGCGAAGAAGAAGATATGCGCGAACTTAAATCTTTCGCCACCAGAGAGCTGAAAATTAATCCGCAGCAGATACAGATATTTACACCACTTCCTTCCACTTATTCCGGGCTGATGTATTTTACCGGAATTGATCCCTTTACCGGCAGGAAGATTTTCGTGGAAAAGAATATCGCGAAAAAACAGAGGCAAAAAGATATTGTTGTTGGAAGAAAAGTTAGCAAATAGGATTAGATCGTTTGACAACTTCGTAAAAAGTCAAATAGCATCAAGAACATCATTCCGGCGAACACCCTGATAACCTGAAGGTTACGCGAGGGCACGAGAGCCGGAATCCAGTGTATCAATTTTTCGAATATGCATGTGAACGACCAGCAATCGTTAGTGACATCAGTTAATCAGTAGACATCCCTGATTATGTCTGACAGATAGCGTCAATCTATTTATTGTTTTCTTCCTGTAGTCTTGTTTTTGGCAATTTTCTTCAGAATGCAACATTTCAAATGAAACTCAGCAATGTAAGGCAAATTACGGAATCGAATTTTCCCTTTGACTGTCCGTGCAGATGAGAGTATGGTTTACTATCCCTAATTAATCTAACAACCTAACATCTAGCCTTTTGGAGTGTGGTATGAGAGCGTGCTTCCGAAAGGTACCAATATGAAGCCTCCACGGGGACATCAATGTCCTTATGGGGGCTTTTCTGTATCTGATTTTTGTGAATTCAAAATTGGAGGTGGGTTATGAAAGACGGAATGGACCGCAGAGAATTTCTGAAGTTTTCCATCGCAACGGGTGTGCTTATCGCGGCAGGAGATGAAATAATAGAAAGCGTGATGGCACAGGCTAACAGGGGAGTCACCGAAGTAGATAAGTTGACTGTTTGGGTGGTGACGGACAATTACTATGATGCGAATAGACGGGACAGCAAGATCACGAAGAGGTACCGTGTGGGGCCCGGCAAGTCGATCCACGCCGAACACGGGCTCTCTTTTTATTTGGAGACGGTGGTCAACGGGAAGAAGAGCACCTGCATGTACGATTATGGACTCTACCCGGTGGGCGTGATGAATAACATAGCATTGCTGGGTCTTGACATTGGAAAGACAAATGCCTTCAGCCTGAGCCATGGCCATTATGATCACTTTATGGGTGCAGTCAGTATCCTGAAACAGAATCAGTCACGGATCGCCGGAGGGACGCCATTCTATGTAGGTGAGGAGGCTTTTGCGCGGAGATACAAGCTCAATCCCGGAGCAACTGAGCTTGCAGATATCGGACAGCTGAGGAAAGAAGATATCGAAGCTCTGGGGCTGAAGGTTGTGGAGGTGAAAACCCCGATAGAGATCGTCCCCGGCGCATACTTTACCGGGAAAATCGAGCGAGTTACAGCCTATGAGAAAGCGCCGACGAACTTAAAAATAAAGCGCGGCGAAAAGATCGAGAACGATACTTTTCCGGGTGAACAAGGTCTCTTCTTCAATATAAAAGGAAAAGGCCTGGTGGTTCTTTCCGGTTGTGCGCATGCAGGGATCGTTAATACAGTCAAACAGGCGCAAAAAGTTGCTGGCATAGACAAGGTCCACACGGTAATGGGAGGTTTTCATCTCATTAATGCGAAGCCTGAGGTCATCCAGAATACGGTGGCCGATATAAAAGCGATGAAGCCGGACTATATCCTGCCGACCCATTGCACTGGATTCGAAGCAATCGTATCCTTCAGCAGGGAGATGCCGAACGAATTCATTCTTAATACTGCTGGAACCAAGTATTCCTTTGGGGCGTAAGCGTCAAAACGGGATATAGGCGTATTCCGCGCCAAGGGTCAGCAAAGGGGGCAAGAACTGGTCAACTTCGGCTAAAAGGCTGATGCGATACAGAGGGTAGGATCGTGGACCATAATGAAAACCAAGAAAGGGGGATAGGCAATTTCTCGATAAGAACAGCCTGTCTCCCTCGGGTACCTCTTACCTAAGTCACATTGCCTTTCTCACTTTCCAATGGAAATGAACAAATCTTGATGTGCTATTGACCCGCTCTTTGTAGGTGGATACAGCGATTTTAAATAGCAACCCGATGTGAAAAATGTTGAAGGGAATATTTCTTGACTGTAAGTGTAATTTCTTGAACCAGGGATACTATAAGCCATTGAACTCGATATTGATTTAAAGAAACGTGGACCGGAACATCCATGTCCTGAACTTCATAAAAAAGTCTTCAATTCAGTATTTTCTTAAAGAAGACGTAACTTCGCAATCGTAATACTTCCAAATAAACCCGAAGGGTGCAATCAGAAAATCCGAAACATTCCTGGATTCAATCTTTAGCAGGTATGACTGGGAGGTGGCTATATTTCTGAATTCTCGCCTTTGCGGGAATCACAGGGAGGCGGATAGATTTGTAGTTTCCTGCCTGTGCGAGAAAGACAAGGGAATGATTGGAAATGACTGTATTTAAGCATTTAGTAGCCGGAGCAATAATTTGAGGCAATTCGTCATATTGACGTAACAGGCATGCTGTGTTAATGACCTGC
Protein-coding sequences here:
- a CDS encoding MBL fold metallo-hydrolase, with the protein product MKDGMDRREFLKFSIATGVLIAAGDEIIESVMAQANRGVTEVDKLTVWVVTDNYYDANRRDSKITKRYRVGPGKSIHAEHGLSFYLETVVNGKKSTCMYDYGLYPVGVMNNIALLGLDIGKTNAFSLSHGHYDHFMGAVSILKQNQSRIAGGTPFYVGEEAFARRYKLNPGATELADIGQLRKEDIEALGLKVVEVKTPIEIVPGAYFTGKIERVTAYEKAPTNLKIKRGEKIENDTFPGEQGLFFNIKGKGLVVLSGCAHAGIVNTVKQAQKVAGIDKVHTVMGGFHLINAKPEVIQNTVADIKAMKPDYILPTHCTGFEAIVSFSREMPNEFILNTAGTKYSFGA